The window GTCGGTTTTAGCGTCGGTCCATTTTGGTTTAACGGCAGCCAGGTCGTATTCGGCAGGGCGTTTAAAAAAGTAGCCGGCCTGCTGGTAAAAATCGGGCAGTAATACGCAGCGATCTTTAACAGTATCTATAATGGTTAATAAGTAAGCCTCGTCTTTTATCACAATGCCGTTGGCAACCAGCACCTCAGCGACTTTCGATTTTAAACGTTCGGCACTCGACCTTTTTATCCACTCGGCATTATACCATTTAGCTTTTTCAAAATCGAATTTTGCGCCTGCTTTACTAATTCGCTCTATCGAAAACTTTTCAATCAGTTCTTCCAGCGAAAATATCTCGTTATCAGTACCATCGTTCCAGCCCAGCATGGCCAGCAGGTTTAAAAAAGCTTCGGGCAAAAAACCCAACTCACGGAAACCGGGGGTTAACTCGTTGCTTTTAGCATCAAACCAGTTCATGGCATATACCGGAAAGCCTAAACGTGCGCCATCGCGCTTGCTTAGCTTGCCGTGGCCGTCGGGTTTTAATATCAAAGGCAAGTGTGCCCATTGTGGCATATCGGCTTTCCAGCCCAGGTACTCCCACAGCAGCAGGTGCACAGGGGCCGATGGCAGCCACTCTTCGCCCCTAAAGGCGTGTGTTATCTTCATCAGGTAATCGTCAACCACAACGGCTAAATGATAGGTTGGCATGCCGTCGGCCTTTAGCAGTACCTTATCGTCTACCTGGTTGGTATCAAAACTAACATAGCCGCGTATCATATCGTTAAAGTTGATGGTATCATCAGCCGGCATTTTTATGCGGATAACATGCGGGGTACCGGCATGCAGCAGCGCATCAACCTCCTGCAAAGGCAGGCTTAACGAGTTGCGCAGCTCGTAACGGTGCGCATGGCCGTATTGAAAGTTGGGGATATCCTTACGTTTTTGTTCCAGCTCCTGCGGGGTGTCAAAGGCATAATAGGCATGGCCTTCGGCAACCAGCTTTTCGGCATACTGGCGGTAAATGGGTTTGCGCTCGCTTTGGCGGTATGGGGCGTACTGGCCGCCTACAACCGGGCTTTCGTCGGGCGTTATGCCACACCATTTAAGGCATTCTAATATGTATTGCTCGGCGCCATCCACATAGCGGGTTTGGTCGGTATCTTCAATACGTAAAACAAAATCGCCATGGTGCTTTTTGGCAAACAGGTAGTTAAACAAAACGGTACGCACACCGCCCAGGTGTAAACCACCGGTGGGGCTTGGCGCAAAACGGACTCTTACTTTTTTATCTGACATTACCCGGCAAAGATAATCCTAATAACCATAACACCGAAAGTATGGGCCGTAAAAGACGGGGCAACCCCGGTAAAATTATTTTCAAATTATCATTTACCAACTAAGCCCGGACACTACCGGACAGCCGATGGAACAAGAAATAACTTGTTTTTTTGAAAATAAATTTTATATTAGTAAGCGTGAGGTGGCGAAAAAAAACGAAAAATCCCCGCATGACCAACAAAAAAAGCGAAAAATTTATAGCCAAAAGTGCAAGAGAAATGGCCCCTACAGCACAAGAGGGCACTTTTTGTTAGAAAAACGATACTAAAGAAACAACTTGCCAGATCAATTGAATTTTGACTCGTTGGATCCGGTCTATTTCTTCTTCTGTTCCTCTTCCTTCTTGGGGCTGCGCTCGGTCACTTTAGCATCCGTCACCACCGAATCGGCATTGATATAGATCACGAGGTTTTTGATGTATAAGGTGTCAATGCCGCTCATTTTGCGGGTTATTTCGTACGAGAAGCTCCTGTCGGTATGGCTATTGCGTTGGGGTGCCTTAAGCAGGTATACCACTTGTTTATACTTCAGGCCTTTTAGTTTGCCCGAAGCCAGCAGGTCGTCAACCATCATATAGCGTTTAGGGAAGTCTATGCCGTCGCCTTCATCCCAGCCCCTGGGGGTAAATGGCACCTTGTTTTTGCAACCAGCAAAGCATACTACAACCAGGCCCAAAACCATAAAATAACGTAAAATACTACCCTTGCCCATACTTAACTATTTTGAAGCAAATATCCTTTAAATCCTTCAAAATCGGGGCCTAAACTTACCGCGCTATGATCTTTTTTCTGCAAGGCCTTCACCTGCTCGGGTATCTCGATTTTACCAGCTATCTCCTTAGTAAAAACATCCGGGAACTTACAGGCATGCGCGGTAGATAAAAACACGCCTGCAGCATCGGCAGGATGCTCTTGCTGGTATTGTTTAAGCGCTTTCCAGGCAATGGCCGTGTGGGGGCAGGCTATGTAATTGTAGGCCTTGTTGATGTTATCAATAGCCTCCAGCGTTTCCTCGTCGGTGTAAGTATAACCAACAATAAGCTTCTGTAACGCATCTGGGTCGGCTTTAAACAGGTCGGCAATGCGTACCCAGTTGCTTGGATTGCCTACATCCATAGCGTTGGATAGGGTGGCTACTGACGGCTTAGGCTGGTAAACCCCTGTTCTTAAAAACTCAGGCACGGTGTCGTTAGCGTTGGTGGCTGCTATAAATTGCGCTACAGGCAGCCCCATTTTCCAGGCCAATAAACCAGCACCAATGTTGCCAAAATTGCCGCTTGGCACCGCGAAAACGACTTTATTGATGCCCTCGCGCAGCAGCTGCGCATAGGCATTAAAGTAATAAAAGGTTTGTGGGATAAGCCGGGCTATGTTAATAGAATTGGCCGATGTTAAACGGAACCTTTCGTTCAATTCAGCATCGGTAAAAGCTTGTTTAACCAGTGCCTGGCAATCGTCAAAAGTGCCGTCTATCTGCAGCGCGCGTATGTTTTGCCCATTGGTGGTTAGTTGCAGTTCCTGTATCTGGCTTACTTTTCCTTTTGGATAAAGAATGGTTACCCTGGTGTTTGGTACGCCTAAAAAGCCCAATGCTACCGCTCCGCCGGTATCGCCGGATGTAGCTACCAGTACGTCAAGCTGCTTTTCGCCGGCCTCTAAAAAGTAACTCATTATACGGCTCATAAACCTTGCGCCAAAATCCTTAAAGGCTAACGATGGGCCGTGGAAAAGCTCTAACACGTATACATCTTTTTCAAGCGGCACCACCGGTGCATAAAAGTTAATAGCATCCTGAATTATGGCTTTGAGGTGATCAGCGGGGATATCATCACCCAGCAGGTTTTGCGCCACATGAAACGCAATTTCGGGCAGCGTGTACTGGTCCAGGTTGTTCAAAAATTTGTCATCTAGTTTAGGAATGCTCTCGGGCATGTATAAGCCCTTATCCTGCGGCATGCTGTTAAAAACCGCTTCTTTAAAACCTACTCTAAGGTCGGTATTGTTGGTACTGTAGAATTTCATTTTAATACTTAATATCTTTTATCGCGTCATTCGTAGTTTAAATTACTCTCGGCCCCTTATCATTTATAGTTGATACATAGCCGTTAGAGCCTATTTTAATGCCTGTTAAATGTGTTTGCAGCTTAGCAGTAATGCGTTTTGCTGTTTCTTCATCGCGGGTAAATGCAAATACAGAAGGCCCCGAACCGGAGATGCCAAAACTTACAGCACCTAATTCCATCGCTATCTCGCGCATTTGGTAAAAATCGGGTATCAGCATGCTGCGTACGGGTTCAACCAATACATCCTGCATGCTGCGGCCTATCAGGTCAATATCCTGCATAAACAGGCCGCTTACCAGGCCTGCAATATTGCCCCATTGGGTTACCGCATCTTTCATTAATATTTTATTGCGGATGATCTGCCGGGCTTCGCGGGTAGGTACATCCACATCCGGGAAAACTATGGCGCACCATAACCCTGCCGGATGCGGCAAACGCACAACATCTAAAGGCTCGTAGCTGCGTATCAGCACAAAGCCACCCAACAGTGCCGGGGCCACATTATCCGCATGCCCATGTCCGCATGCCATCTCTTCGCCCTTCATTGCAAAAGGTAACAACTTGGCAGCGTCGCTATCATCGCCCAAAAGGGTTTTAATGGCAAATAGGCCGGCAACAGTACTGGCCGAGCTGCTGCCCAGGCCGCTTCCAATTGGCATTTTTTTATGCAGTTCTATGTCCAGACCGATATCGGTACGGCTAATACTTTGCAAATAGTGCTGTACGCTCACGCTTACCGTGTTTTTTGCCGGGTTCATAGGTAAACGCCCGTCATCTCCGGTTATTTTACTGATGGTGATGCCGGGCTTTTCGGTAAGGCGCATTACCACCTCGTCGCCGGGTTCATTCACCGCGAAACCCAGCACATCAAACCCGCAAACCACGTTGGCAACGGTCGCCGGGGCAAAAACTTTTATAGACTCTTTCATTGTTAATTGGCCCCAACATTTATCAGATCAGCAAATACACCCGCAGCGGTTACCTCGGCGCCTGCACCAGGGCCTTTAACCACCAGCGGGCGTTCTCTATACCTGTCGGTAGTAAACGATATAATATTATCGCTGCCCGACAGCATATAAAAAGGGTGGTTGTCGTCTACGCTTTGCAGGGTAATAGATGCTTTGCCATCTTCCAGCTTGCCAATGTAGCGTAATACCTTTCCGTCTTTTTCGGCTTGTTGCTTTAGGTTAGTAAAGTAAGCATCTTCGGCTTTAAGCGAAGCATAAAAATCATCAACTGTTTGGGCCTCAAGGCATGCTTTTGGCAGCATGCTCTCTATTTCCACATCAGCTTCTTCCATTTCGTAGCCGGCATCGCGGGCCAGTATCAGCATTTTGCGCATAAAATCTTTACCGCTCAAATCGTCGCGAGGGTCGGGTTCGGTATAGCCTTTTTCCTGCGCCTCTTTTACCACATTATGAAAATTGGCGTCACCCTTGAAGTGATTAAATATAAATGAGATAGTTCCCGACAGGATAGCTTCTATACGCTGTACGCGGTCGCCGCTGCTCATCAGGTCTTTTAATGTGCGGATGATAGGTAAGCCTGCACCCACATTGGTTTCGTAAAAAAAGTCGACACCGTGCTTGCGGGCGGTATCCCTAAAGGTTTTATACAGGCTGTAAGCAGCCGAATTGCCTATTTTATTACAGGTAACTACTGATATGTTCGATTTAAACACCTCTTCGTAAAACTCGATAGGTTTGGGGCTGGCAGTATTGTCAATAAACACGCAATTGGGCAGGTTCATTTCTTTCATGTGGTGAATAAATGTTTTCAGATCGGCCACGTGATTTGATTGCTGCAATTCGTCCTCCCAGGTATCTAAAGATAAGCCATCCGCATTAAAAACCATTTTACGGGTATTGCTTATGCCGGCTATTTTAACCTGTATTCCATTGTTTTTTTGAAGGAAATCGCGGTGTGCGTTTAACTGGTTAAACAGGGTTTTGCCAATATTGCCTGTACCCAAGCAAAAGGCATGCAAAGTTTTGGTTAACTGTATAAAAAAGGCATCGTGTACGGCGTTTAAGGCTTTTGCCAAATCGTGTGCCGATATAATAACGGAAATATTATACTCTGAGGAGCCCTGTGCAATTGCCCTTACGTTAACACCATTTCGGCCTAACGCATGAAATAATTTGCCCGATACGCCGGGTGTTTGTTTCATATTTTCGCCTACTATGGCTAATATGGCCTGGCCTTTTTCTACCACCAACGGCTCCAGCTTGTTAGCCAATAACTCCAGTTCAAACTCTTGTTCTATTAATTTCCGGGCATTGTCTACATCATGCGGCTGTACAGCGAATGTTATACTGTGCTCTGATGATGACTGGGTGATAAGGATGATATTGATCTGCTCGCGGGCTAATAGAGAGAACAAACGGCCGCTAAAGCCCGATTTACCCACCATACCGCTACCTTCAAGGCTTAATATGCTGATGTTGTTGAT is drawn from Inquilinus sp. KBS0705 and contains these coding sequences:
- a CDS encoding glutamate--tRNA ligase, translating into MSDKKVRVRFAPSPTGGLHLGGVRTVLFNYLFAKKHHGDFVLRIEDTDQTRYVDGAEQYILECLKWCGITPDESPVVGGQYAPYRQSERKPIYRQYAEKLVAEGHAYYAFDTPQELEQKRKDIPNFQYGHAHRYELRNSLSLPLQEVDALLHAGTPHVIRIKMPADDTINFNDMIRGYVSFDTNQVDDKVLLKADGMPTYHLAVVVDDYLMKITHAFRGEEWLPSAPVHLLLWEYLGWKADMPQWAHLPLILKPDGHGKLSKRDGARLGFPVYAMNWFDAKSNELTPGFRELGFLPEAFLNLLAMLGWNDGTDNEIFSLEELIEKFSIERISKAGAKFDFEKAKWYNAEWIKRSSAERLKSKVAEVLVANGIVIKDEAYLLTIIDTVKDRCVLLPDFYQQAGYFFKRPAEYDLAAVKPKWTDAKTDFFNTLAGQIGAADTFEAPELETQFKALAEEKGLKPGDVMLPFRVMLVGGKFGPHVFDIAKLLGQSETIIRIEKAVEAFTA
- the thrC gene encoding threonine synthase, translating into MKFYSTNNTDLRVGFKEAVFNSMPQDKGLYMPESIPKLDDKFLNNLDQYTLPEIAFHVAQNLLGDDIPADHLKAIIQDAINFYAPVVPLEKDVYVLELFHGPSLAFKDFGARFMSRIMSYFLEAGEKQLDVLVATSGDTGGAVALGFLGVPNTRVTILYPKGKVSQIQELQLTTNGQNIRALQIDGTFDDCQALVKQAFTDAELNERFRLTSANSINIARLIPQTFYYFNAYAQLLREGINKVVFAVPSGNFGNIGAGLLAWKMGLPVAQFIAATNANDTVPEFLRTGVYQPKPSVATLSNAMDVGNPSNWVRIADLFKADPDALQKLIVGYTYTDEETLEAIDNINKAYNYIACPHTAIAWKALKQYQQEHPADAAGVFLSTAHACKFPDVFTKEIAGKIEIPEQVKALQKKDHSAVSLGPDFEGFKGYLLQNS
- a CDS encoding homoserine kinase, which encodes MKESIKVFAPATVANVVCGFDVLGFAVNEPGDEVVMRLTEKPGITISKITGDDGRLPMNPAKNTVSVSVQHYLQSISRTDIGLDIELHKKMPIGSGLGSSSASTVAGLFAIKTLLGDDSDAAKLLPFAMKGEEMACGHGHADNVAPALLGGFVLIRSYEPLDVVRLPHPAGLWCAIVFPDVDVPTREARQIIRNKILMKDAVTQWGNIAGLVSGLFMQDIDLIGRSMQDVLVEPVRSMLIPDFYQMREIAMELGAVSFGISGSGPSVFAFTRDEETAKRITAKLQTHLTGIKIGSNGYVSTINDKGPRVI
- the thrA gene encoding bifunctional aspartate kinase/homoserine dehydrogenase I — translated: MKILKFGGTSVGSVKSIQTLLQILKEQDSPGNRPVVVLSAMGGVTNLLVSMAEDAANGKEFTAQLAELEKRHFDVVKALLDIQNQNPAYTRLKIHFNQLEELLQGVLTLQELTPKTRDQILSYGERCSALMISKIAAQHFEGATFVDASELIKTDNAFGNAKVNTGLTELLIKGYVQENSDKLLFVTGFIAGNDAGQITTLGRGGSDYTAAIFGSALNADEIQIWTDVNGMMTADPRMVKKAFPLEELSYTEAMELSYFGAKVIYPPTMIPAFLKKIPIVIKNTFEPAFAGTVIRHDCKSSNLPIKGISSINNISILSLEGSGMVGKSGFSGRLFSLLAREQINIILITQSSSEHSITFAVQPHDVDNARKLIEQEFELELLANKLEPLVVEKGQAILAIVGENMKQTPGVSGKLFHALGRNGVNVRAIAQGSSEYNISVIISAHDLAKALNAVHDAFFIQLTKTLHAFCLGTGNIGKTLFNQLNAHRDFLQKNNGIQVKIAGISNTRKMVFNADGLSLDTWEDELQQSNHVADLKTFIHHMKEMNLPNCVFIDNTASPKPIEFYEEVFKSNISVVTCNKIGNSAAYSLYKTFRDTARKHGVDFFYETNVGAGLPIIRTLKDLMSSGDRVQRIEAILSGTISFIFNHFKGDANFHNVVKEAQEKGYTEPDPRDDLSGKDFMRKMLILARDAGYEMEEADVEIESMLPKACLEAQTVDDFYASLKAEDAYFTNLKQQAEKDGKVLRYIGKLEDGKASITLQSVDDNHPFYMLSGSDNIISFTTDRYRERPLVVKGPGAGAEVTAAGVFADLINVGAN